Proteins found in one Bremerella volcania genomic segment:
- a CDS encoding zinc metallopeptidase, protein MIFDFRYLLFIAPAIILGMLAQLWLRSAYAKAMKQAAPLSGAAAARHILDAAGLQNVAIERVAGHLSDHYDPRAKVLRLSPEVYGERTAASVGIAAHEAGHAIQDARNYAPLIIRNMAVPAAQFGGNFSFILLFIGLLISSSIPALGQGMIWGGIALFSCVVFFQLINLPVEFDASSRARGILIDMNIVPRDEMPAVRGVLNAAALTYVAGTLQSVMTLMYYLMLASARRD, encoded by the coding sequence GTGATCTTCGACTTCCGTTACCTGCTGTTTATTGCCCCGGCGATCATCTTAGGCATGCTCGCTCAGTTGTGGTTGCGGTCCGCCTATGCCAAAGCCATGAAGCAAGCCGCACCCCTTTCCGGAGCGGCCGCGGCACGTCATATCCTGGATGCGGCCGGTCTGCAGAACGTGGCGATCGAGCGGGTTGCTGGACACTTGTCCGACCATTACGATCCGCGTGCGAAGGTCCTTCGCCTGAGCCCTGAGGTTTATGGCGAGCGAACCGCCGCGTCGGTAGGTATTGCGGCTCACGAAGCAGGCCACGCCATTCAGGATGCGCGCAATTACGCCCCGCTGATCATCCGCAACATGGCCGTCCCGGCGGCTCAATTCGGTGGGAATTTCAGCTTCATCCTGCTGTTTATCGGTTTGCTCATTTCGAGTTCGATTCCAGCACTCGGTCAAGGGATGATCTGGGGAGGCATCGCGCTGTTCAGCTGCGTGGTCTTCTTCCAGCTGATTAACTTGCCGGTCGAGTTCGACGCCAGTAGCCGTGCTCGTGGGATTCTGATCGATATGAACATCGTTCCCCGCGACGAAATGCCCGCGGTGCGCGGCGTGCTGAATGCCGCTGCCCTGACCTATGTGGCGGGAACACTGCAGTCAGTGATGACCTTGATGTACTACTTGATGCTGGCCTCGGCCCGCCGCGACTAA
- a CDS encoding ADP-ribosylation factor-directed GTPase activating protein isoform b, producing the protein MPPVCQRFLGLLLVLSLASCRPMPPEISQNALPISADEKIEPEKLRERIDQVLDFTLKHRHLNTQDHAAWQILHGSLAYGRAFPVMHEGQPIPVIDYLAEGGRMNGWTIERGFKLQSKEEGKDNFGMRAVTEPGTRAGQGHYDQWLAILSQCDVPPDATFVVGPDTFTMTNFVQQVQLDTSRNHLREFSWTLIGLTKYFPTDHSWTDISGKKWSIADLAQIEIEQGLANGACGGTHRLIGLTMALNRRKKAGLPIEGVWADAEQLIQESITAARQYQNPNGALSVNYFQRPGSSPDLAENLGTTGHTLEFLSLALDDEQLKEEWVRRAASYQCEVFERTQQVSLECGALYHAAHGLVLYRERVYGPREYSAE; encoded by the coding sequence ATGCCACCAGTTTGTCAGCGTTTTTTGGGACTTCTTCTCGTTCTCTCGCTTGCCAGTTGCCGGCCCATGCCGCCAGAGATCTCGCAAAATGCGTTGCCGATTTCCGCGGACGAGAAGATTGAGCCAGAGAAGCTCCGCGAGCGGATCGACCAGGTCCTCGACTTCACGCTGAAGCATCGCCACCTGAACACCCAGGATCACGCCGCCTGGCAGATCCTGCACGGCAGCCTGGCCTACGGTCGGGCCTTTCCGGTGATGCACGAAGGCCAGCCGATTCCGGTGATCGACTACCTGGCCGAAGGGGGCCGGATGAATGGTTGGACGATCGAGCGCGGCTTCAAGCTCCAGTCGAAAGAAGAAGGCAAAGACAACTTCGGCATGCGGGCCGTCACCGAGCCTGGCACCAGAGCAGGGCAGGGGCACTACGATCAGTGGCTGGCTATTCTTTCGCAGTGCGACGTCCCACCGGACGCGACCTTCGTGGTCGGGCCTGACACCTTCACGATGACCAACTTCGTGCAGCAGGTTCAGCTCGACACGTCGCGCAATCACCTCCGCGAATTCAGTTGGACCTTGATCGGTCTGACCAAGTATTTCCCCACCGACCACAGCTGGACTGACATCTCTGGCAAAAAGTGGAGCATCGCGGATCTTGCTCAGATCGAAATCGAACAAGGCCTGGCCAACGGTGCCTGTGGGGGAACGCATCGCTTGATCGGCCTGACGATGGCCCTTAATCGCCGCAAGAAAGCGGGCCTGCCCATCGAAGGGGTATGGGCCGACGCCGAACAGCTGATTCAGGAAAGCATCACCGCCGCTCGGCAATATCAAAACCCCAACGGCGCGCTGAGCGTCAACTACTTCCAGCGTCCCGGCAGCTCGCCGGACCTGGCCGAAAACCTGGGCACCACGGGGCACACGCTCGAGTTCCTTTCGCTGGCGCTCGACGACGAGCAGCTGAAAGAAGAGTGGGTCCGCCGGGCGGCTTCGTACCAGTGCGAAGTCTTCGAACGCACCCAGCAGGTTTCGCTCGAATGTGGTGCGCTGTACCACGCCGCGCACGGGCTGGTTTTGTATCGCGAACGTGTCTACGGTCCGCGCGAATACTCAGCCGAGTAG
- a CDS encoding peroxiredoxin — translation MSVLVQQPAPDFSAEAVMEDGSFKKISLSDYRGKYVLLFFYPLDFTFVCPTEIIAFSEAIESFKQLNVQVLGCSIDSHFSHLAWRQTPRSQGGIGDIKYPLVADLDKTIAKNYDVLLPGGIALRGLFLIDKEGTVRHQVVNDLPLGRSVEEALRMVQALQFFEANGEVCPANWKEGARSIKASPEASKEFFEAEYSS, via the coding sequence ATGAGTGTTTTAGTTCAACAGCCAGCTCCGGATTTTTCCGCCGAAGCAGTGATGGAAGATGGCTCGTTTAAGAAGATCAGTCTGTCGGACTACCGCGGCAAGTACGTCCTGCTGTTCTTCTACCCGCTCGACTTCACCTTCGTTTGCCCAACCGAAATCATCGCCTTCTCGGAGGCGATCGAAAGCTTCAAGCAGCTGAACGTTCAGGTTCTGGGCTGCTCGATCGATAGTCACTTCTCGCACCTGGCATGGCGTCAAACGCCACGCAGCCAAGGCGGCATCGGCGATATCAAGTACCCGCTGGTCGCTGACCTCGACAAGACCATCGCCAAGAACTACGACGTCCTGCTTCCTGGCGGGATCGCTCTGCGTGGCTTGTTCCTGATCGACAAGGAAGGCACCGTACGTCACCAGGTGGTCAACGATCTGCCATTGGGTCGTAGCGTTGAGGAAGCCCTCCGCATGGTTCAGGCGCTGCAGTTCTTCGAAGCCAACGGCGAAGTCTGCCCAGCCAACTGGAAAGAAGGCGCCCGCAGCATCAAGGCCTCGCCAGAAGCTTCCAAGGAATTCTTCGAAGCCGAATACTCCAGCTAA
- a CDS encoding cytochrome-c peroxidase has product MKSTRFVVAIAAASLTLAGSLLAAEKSETVTLGDPSLTAGIPGEGPLKLKEINQWLANPKNHEVLKVELPYGLNAASGQITGLDENPMTRAKIELGRQLYFDPRLSSDSTISCASCHHPDYGWAFNSQFGIGVDGQQGGRNSPVSFNRILSGAQFWDGRAATLEEQAVGPIANPIEMANTHDVAVKTLKEIPGYKAQFEKIFDDGVNIDNVGKAIATFERTIVTGPAPYDYYEVVRSFEKQLPADELEFLEEDDPELYAKYAEAKKNAAGMSESARRGREIFFSEKGNCTACHAGANFTDELYHNLGVGMDKETPDLGRYEVTKQDKDKGAFKTPTIRNITQTAPYMHDGSQKTLEEVVEWYAKGGHPNPHLSDKMKKLNLTEQDKQDLVNFMKACTGEFPEIEPGRLPE; this is encoded by the coding sequence ATGAAATCGACGCGCTTTGTCGTGGCGATCGCCGCCGCTTCGCTTACCCTGGCTGGCAGCTTGCTGGCCGCGGAAAAATCGGAAACGGTCACCCTGGGCGATCCCTCCCTGACGGCCGGCATCCCCGGCGAAGGCCCACTCAAGCTGAAAGAAATCAACCAGTGGCTGGCCAATCCCAAGAACCATGAAGTGCTGAAGGTCGAACTTCCGTACGGCCTGAACGCCGCCTCGGGGCAGATCACCGGCCTCGACGAAAACCCGATGACCCGGGCCAAGATCGAACTCGGGCGTCAGCTTTACTTCGACCCACGTCTTTCATCCGACAGCACCATCAGCTGCGCCAGCTGCCACCATCCCGATTACGGCTGGGCGTTTAATTCGCAGTTCGGCATCGGCGTCGACGGCCAGCAAGGGGGACGTAACTCTCCCGTTTCGTTCAATCGCATCTTGAGTGGTGCCCAGTTCTGGGATGGCCGCGCCGCGACCCTGGAAGAACAAGCAGTCGGCCCGATCGCCAACCCGATCGAAATGGCCAACACGCACGACGTCGCGGTCAAGACCTTGAAAGAGATCCCCGGCTACAAAGCTCAGTTCGAAAAAATCTTCGACGACGGCGTGAACATCGACAACGTCGGCAAGGCCATCGCCACCTTCGAACGCACGATCGTCACCGGCCCTGCTCCCTACGACTACTACGAAGTGGTCCGCAGCTTCGAGAAGCAGCTGCCCGCCGATGAACTGGAGTTCCTCGAAGAAGACGACCCGGAGCTGTACGCCAAGTACGCCGAGGCGAAGAAGAACGCCGCCGGCATGTCCGAGAGTGCCCGTCGCGGCCGCGAGATCTTCTTCAGCGAAAAGGGGAACTGCACGGCCTGTCACGCCGGAGCCAACTTCACCGACGAACTGTACCACAACCTGGGCGTCGGCATGGATAAGGAAACGCCTGACCTGGGCCGCTACGAAGTGACCAAGCAGGACAAGGACAAAGGCGCCTTCAAAACGCCCACCATCCGCAACATCACCCAAACCGCCCCCTACATGCACGACGGCAGCCAAAAGACCCTGGAAGAAGTGGTCGAGTGGTACGCCAAAGGAGGCCACCCGAATCCGCACCTATCGGACAAGATGAAGAAGCTGAACCTGACAGAGCAGGACAAGCAGGATTTGGTGAATTTCATGAAGGCTTGTACCGGCGAGTTTCCGGAGATTGAGCCGGGGCGGTTGCCTGAGTAA